The proteins below come from a single Octopus sinensis linkage group LG10, ASM634580v1, whole genome shotgun sequence genomic window:
- the LOC115216563 gene encoding tubulin alpha chain isoform X1, which translates to MRECISIHVGQAGVQIGNACWELYCLEHGIQPSGQMPSDKTVGGGDDSFNTFFSETGSGKHVPRAVFVDLEPTVVDEIRTGQYRQLFHPEQLITGKEDAANNYARGHYTVGKEQIDLVLDRIRKLSDQCTGLQGFLIFHSFGGGTGSGFTSLLMERLSVDYGKKSKLEFSIYPAPQIATAVVEPYNSILTTHTTLEHSDCAFMVDNEAIYDICRRNLDIERPSYTNLNRLIAQVVSSITASLRFDGALNVDLTEFQTNLVPYPRIHFPLATYAPIISAEKAYHEQLNVAEITNACFEPANQMVKCDPRHGKYMACCMLYRGDVVPKDVNAAIAIIKTKRSIQFVDWCPTGFKVGINYQPPTVVPGGDLAKVQRAVCMLSNTTAVAEAWARLDHKFDLMYAKRAFVHWYVGEGMEEGEFSEAREDLAALEKDYEEVGVDTFDAEDEDVDEY; encoded by the exons agGGAATGTATCAGTATCCACGTTGGACAGGCTGGAGTCCAGATTGGTAATGCCTGCTGGGAACTTTATTGTCTGGAACATGGAATCCAGCCAAGTGGTCAGATGCCATCTGACAAAACAGTTGGCGGTGGAGATGACTCTTTCAACACTTTCTTCAGTGAAACAGGGTCTGGAAAACATGTTCCCAGGGCTGTTTTTGTAGACTTGGAACCCACTGTTGTTG atGAGATTCGTACCGGTCAGTACAGACAACTTTTCCATCCTGAACAACTCATCACAGGAAAGGAAGATGCAGCCAATAACTACGCCAGAGGTCATTATACTGTTGGAAAAGAACAAATTGATTTGGTTCTTGACAGAATTCGTAAATTGTCTGACCAATGTACTGGCCTTCAAGGTTTCTTGATCTTCCATAGTTTCGGTGGTGGTACTGGTTCTGGATTCACATCTCTTCTTATGGAACGTCTCAGTGTTGACTATGGAAAGAAGTCTAAACTAGAATTCTCCATCTATCCTGCTCCTCAAATAGCAACTGCTGTTGTAGAACCATACAATTCTATCCTGACCACCCATACCACTCTTGAGCACTCTGATTgtgctttcatggttgataaTGAAGCCATCTATGATATCTGCCGAAGAAATCTTGATATTGAAAGACCCAGCTATACTAACCTGAATCGTTTGATTGCTCAGGTTGTCAGTTCAATCACTGCCTCTTTGAGATTTGATGGTGCTCTTAACGTTGATCTGACTGAGTTCCAGACCAACTTGGTACCTTATCCTAGGATCCATTTCCCATTGGCTACTTATGCACCAATCATTTCTGCTGAGAAAGCCTATCATGAGCAGTTGAATGTAGCTGAGATTACAAACGCATGCTTTGAACCAGCAAACCAGATGGTTAAGTGTGATCCACGTCATGGGAAATACATGGCCTGCTGTATGTTGTACCGTGGTGATGTCGTACCAAAAGATGTCAATGCTGCCATTGCAATTATCAAGACAAAGAGGTCAATCCAGTTTGTTGACTGGTGTCCAACTGGCTTCAAGGTTGGTATCAATTACCAACCACCAACTGTTGTTCCAGGAGGTGATCTTGCTAAGGTTCAACGTGCTGTGTGCATGTTGAGCAACACCACGGCTGTTGCTGAAGCTTGGGCTCGTCTTGATCATAAGTTTGATCTGATGTATGCCAAGCGTGCTTTCGTTCACTGGTATGTGGGAGAAGGTATGGAAGAAGGTGAGTTCTCTGAAGCTCGTGAGGATTTGGCAGCTCTGGAGAAAGACTATGAAGAGGTTGGAGTTGACACATTTGATGCTGAAGATGAAGACGTCGATGAATATTAA